A stretch of the Bordetella genomosp. 8 genome encodes the following:
- a CDS encoding SPOR domain-containing protein, protein MAAARKPRKTGKPAKRSSERGSTLYGVLTGLLIGLIVAAAVAFYVTRAPVPFVDRASRNADQSPLPDVRNAPDPNAGLYGRDGAAGTAPTGPTAAQPPSTAATPSAPESGAGPQGADDLGALIATLPSTPEPAARATEKSADKPAEKTADKAAAKPPAVASASPAARDTAKDAGGKYFLQAGAYRGADDAEALKARILLLGLPVAVQRAEVNGKPINRVRVGPFARLDDMNRARTRLGENKIEVAVVRQ, encoded by the coding sequence ATGGCCGCCGCACGCAAACCCCGCAAGACCGGCAAGCCCGCCAAGCGATCGTCCGAACGCGGCAGCACGCTGTATGGCGTACTGACCGGCCTGCTGATCGGCCTGATCGTGGCCGCCGCCGTCGCCTTCTACGTGACCCGCGCACCGGTCCCCTTCGTCGATCGCGCCTCGCGCAACGCCGACCAGAGTCCCTTGCCCGACGTACGCAACGCGCCGGATCCCAACGCCGGCCTGTATGGCCGCGATGGCGCCGCCGGCACCGCGCCCACCGGCCCGACGGCCGCGCAGCCGCCGTCGACGGCCGCCACGCCGTCCGCGCCCGAATCGGGGGCGGGTCCGCAGGGCGCGGATGACCTGGGCGCGCTGATCGCCACGCTGCCGTCGACGCCCGAGCCGGCGGCGCGCGCGACCGAAAAATCCGCCGACAAGCCGGCGGAAAAAACGGCGGACAAGGCCGCGGCCAAGCCGCCCGCGGTGGCCAGCGCCAGCCCGGCCGCGCGCGACACGGCCAAGGATGCCGGCGGGAAATATTTCCTGCAGGCCGGCGCCTACCGCGGCGCCGACGACGCCGAGGCGCTCAAGGCGCGCATCCTGCTGCTGGGCCTGCCCGTCGCCGTGCAGCGCGCCGAAGTCAACGGCAAGCCGATCAACCGCGTACGGGTCGGACCCTTCGCCAGGCTGGACGACATGAACCGCGCCCGCACCCGGCTGGGAGAAAACAAAATCGAAGTGGCGGTGGTCCGCCAATAA
- the argS gene encoding arginine--tRNA ligase → MLPEQQHLLVSLLQDAVGTLLPEARPTILLERPKVAAHGDVATNVAMQVAKAAKRNPRELAQAIVDALSADPRARDIVDAAEIAGPGFINIRITAAARQAVLAAIAQQGDAFGRAARHGEKVLVEFVSANPTGPLHVGHARQAALGDAICRLYDAAGHDVMREFYYNDAGNQIHNLAISVQARAKGIGPDAEGWPEDGYKGEYIVDIARDFMAGAAVRAADGEETIASGNVDDLDAIRRFAVAYLRREQDRDLQAFDLTFDNFFLESSLYTSGRVEQTVSRLVASGHTYEQDGALWLRTTELGTGDDKDRVMRKREGGYTYFVPDVAYHVNKWERGYHRAVNIQGSDHHGTVARVRAGLQALDLGIPKDYPAYVLHKMVKVMRGGEEVKISKRAGSYVTMRDLIDWVGRDAVRYFLIQRRADTEFVFDVDLALSQSDENPVYYIQYAHARICSMVGQSGEGEQDIADAGIERLTAPTEFALMQRLAEFPNVIQLAAQELAPHHVAFWLRDCAADFHAWYNAERVLVDDIALKRARLRLASATRQVLANGLALLGVNAPQRM, encoded by the coding sequence ATGCTCCCTGAGCAACAGCACCTTCTCGTTTCCCTGCTGCAAGACGCCGTCGGCACCCTGCTGCCCGAGGCGCGCCCCACCATCCTGCTGGAACGCCCCAAGGTCGCGGCCCACGGCGACGTGGCCACCAACGTGGCCATGCAAGTGGCCAAGGCCGCCAAACGCAATCCGCGCGAACTGGCGCAAGCGATTGTCGACGCGCTGTCCGCCGACCCGCGTGCACGCGACATCGTCGACGCCGCGGAGATCGCCGGCCCCGGTTTCATCAACATCCGCATCACCGCCGCCGCGCGGCAGGCCGTGCTGGCCGCCATCGCGCAACAGGGCGACGCCTTCGGCCGCGCCGCGCGCCACGGCGAAAAGGTGCTGGTGGAATTCGTTTCGGCCAATCCCACCGGACCGCTGCACGTCGGCCATGCGCGCCAGGCCGCGCTGGGCGACGCCATCTGCCGCCTGTACGACGCCGCCGGCCACGACGTCATGCGCGAGTTCTACTACAACGACGCCGGCAACCAGATCCACAACCTGGCCATCAGCGTGCAGGCCCGCGCCAAGGGCATCGGCCCCGACGCCGAAGGCTGGCCGGAAGACGGCTACAAGGGCGAATACATCGTCGATATCGCCAGGGACTTCATGGCGGGCGCCGCCGTCCGCGCGGCCGACGGCGAGGAAACCATCGCCAGCGGCAACGTCGACGACCTCGACGCCATCCGCCGCTTTGCCGTGGCCTATCTGCGCCGCGAGCAGGACCGCGACCTGCAGGCCTTCGACCTGACCTTCGACAATTTCTTCCTGGAAAGCTCGCTGTATACCAGCGGCCGCGTCGAACAGACGGTGAGCAGGCTGGTCGCCAGCGGCCACACCTACGAACAGGACGGCGCGCTGTGGCTGCGCACCACGGAACTGGGCACGGGCGACGACAAGGACCGCGTCATGCGCAAGCGTGAAGGCGGCTACACCTATTTCGTGCCGGACGTGGCCTATCACGTCAACAAATGGGAACGCGGCTACCACCGCGCGGTGAACATCCAGGGCAGCGATCACCACGGCACGGTGGCGCGCGTGCGGGCCGGCCTGCAGGCGCTGGACCTGGGCATACCCAAGGACTATCCCGCCTACGTGCTGCACAAGATGGTCAAGGTGATGCGCGGCGGCGAGGAGGTCAAGATCTCCAAGCGCGCCGGCAGCTACGTCACCATGCGCGACCTGATCGATTGGGTCGGCCGCGACGCCGTGCGCTACTTCCTGATCCAGCGCCGCGCCGATACCGAGTTCGTCTTCGACGTCGACCTGGCGCTGTCGCAAAGCGACGAAAACCCCGTCTATTACATCCAGTACGCGCATGCGCGTATCTGCTCGATGGTCGGGCAGTCGGGCGAAGGCGAGCAGGACATCGCCGACGCCGGCATCGAACGATTGACGGCGCCGACCGAATTCGCCCTGATGCAGCGACTGGCCGAATTCCCCAACGTCATCCAGCTCGCCGCTCAGGAACTGGCGCCCCATCACGTCGCCTTCTGGCTGCGCGACTGCGCCGCCGATTTCCACGCCTGGTACAACGCCGAACGCGTGCTGGTCGACGACATCGCCCTGAAGCGCGCCCGCCTGCGCCTGGCGTCGGCCACCCGCCAGGTGCTGGCCAACGGGCTCGCACTGCTGGGCGTCAACGCGCCCCAGCGCATGTAG
- a CDS encoding DUF6531 domain-containing protein: MGRSRTVAIATLMITSMAVSASATDAAEGVCSASRLGQPCPAGGVATQGSAAPALNLGAGNPIHLVSGNKYQREVDLPGASASIGLEIVRHYNAMDPRGGPLGRGWTLSYDTRLHARDGGTRVQIAQADGSRVDFDCATACRPLAPGTGRLERAGGARDAAMAVAASASVRTPTPMPTQTPMPMPLPTPASWHWRWHWANGRVLDFDGRGRLTRIGDRGGDHVRIVRAEGEDAYITEVVDQHGEALRFVYETGGAGARLARIDSRYGAYVYTHDVPPERRADRRAYRRAYRLVAVDHPAGWRREYAHEPGLHGGDPYLLTGISWRTAPDRPPLRTHSWAYDAQGRAVLSTHGTPESARDRVEISYVAAPSASGAIGLTRVHGPSGATDFHTAIRGGRPVLLRVEGAGCPGCAAPGLHAEYDAHGNATRVNELRFIRAADGRLLHLRASRSGWAGLSLTFDAAHPGAPLAAWSSDATGQETRRHDSHGRVTERRYANGDIWRYAYDDDGRPVEVIMHSAAGALRTVVAWHGATPTSIVHPHERETRRHDGQGRLTARIVHRPALQAGDIAYAYREGYRRDDAGRVVRHDLPEGGYLTYAYDASGRVSRVAWHDGDRKQELLRALPAGGYRHGNGLRTRGVARDGALEALVVDDPSAPDRPPVLLQRLRYDAAGRIVDETLRVAGWQGAYGYGRDAQGQLLAATATLRKDGEAEAHHAWRIAWRRTGDAYAVGDDAGTQVHHPRRDASGLPTAHGDLRLRYGPDRRLASVTRGQGGAGAGAGAGADAGAGAVAGVRGRELARYTHNAYGERIRRRADGRTEEYLYASNRLAAIAQPLPAGGVGVTRRFVYAGWVPIAMIVYPQPRPLSSTVRAGAGVNARGRATAAPVFHAIHADAIGLPHAVTDASRRLRWRALWSPTGAVLATDGDLAMPLRQPGHLHDPATGLHDNYLRTYDPRMGHYLEPDPAGPRPDTQAYGYADQQPRRHIDPFGLLLFAFDGTNRDIPARTNVGLMRNWYRDGPIFYHHGPGFTSPRWVDAATAGSAPAILETQWAALLRHVAWNGQAGVAIDLLGYSRGAALALHFSNMIADHYRNGRFWVRDPVQGTVTACADLRFIGLFDTVAQFGFLGSGDADYNFAASAEWRWIAHAIALHEHRAVFPLIVQAERAGTEGTGRTNDTNGANDANSADGTDRTNGTNGRMRVTAPFIGAHGDIGGGYLPRGADADTARPGGDLSDVALAWMLKQAESAGAAFLPPPAAFQRVDNPLLHDERGRRARANNDDRAVGNADGHRVVPYQGLHPQYGDAARAEVEAVIRRVDGWAHGGNPVVGTVDMAAYRAWLRRTLDLDIAH, encoded by the coding sequence ATGGGTAGAAGCAGGACCGTGGCGATCGCCACGTTGATGATCACATCGATGGCGGTGTCCGCCTCGGCCACGGACGCCGCCGAAGGTGTTTGCTCCGCATCGCGCCTGGGCCAGCCGTGCCCGGCGGGCGGCGTGGCCACGCAGGGCAGCGCGGCGCCGGCGTTGAACCTGGGCGCGGGCAATCCCATCCATCTGGTGTCCGGCAACAAATACCAGCGTGAAGTGGACCTTCCCGGCGCGAGCGCCAGCATCGGCCTGGAGATCGTGCGGCACTACAACGCGATGGACCCGCGCGGCGGCCCGCTGGGACGCGGGTGGACCTTGTCCTACGACACGCGCCTGCATGCGCGCGATGGCGGCACGCGGGTGCAGATCGCGCAGGCCGACGGCAGCCGCGTCGATTTCGATTGCGCCACGGCGTGTCGGCCGCTTGCGCCAGGAACAGGGCGCCTGGAGCGCGCCGGCGGCGCGCGGGACGCGGCCATGGCCGTGGCTGCGTCCGCGTCCGTGCGAACGCCAACGCCCATGCCCACGCAGACGCCGATGCCAATGCCGCTGCCAACGCCAGCGTCCTGGCATTGGCGCTGGCACTGGGCGAACGGACGCGTGCTGGACTTCGATGGCCGCGGACGGCTCACGCGCATCGGCGATCGCGGCGGCGATCATGTTCGCATCGTACGCGCCGAAGGCGAGGACGCCTACATCACGGAGGTCGTCGATCAGCATGGCGAGGCATTGCGCTTCGTCTACGAAACGGGCGGCGCGGGCGCCCGCCTGGCCCGCATCGACAGCCGCTATGGCGCCTACGTCTACACCCACGATGTGCCACCCGAACGCCGTGCTGACCGCCGTGCCTACCGCCGTGCCTACCGCCTTGTCGCGGTCGACCATCCCGCCGGCTGGCGCAGGGAATATGCGCACGAACCCGGCTTGCACGGCGGCGATCCCTATCTGCTGACCGGTATTTCATGGCGCACGGCGCCGGACAGGCCACCGTTGCGCACGCACAGCTGGGCCTATGACGCGCAGGGCCGCGCGGTGCTGTCGACGCACGGCACGCCGGAGTCGGCCCGCGACCGCGTGGAAATCAGCTATGTGGCCGCGCCGTCAGCCAGCGGAGCTATCGGCCTGACCCGCGTACACGGACCGTCCGGCGCGACGGACTTCCACACCGCCATCCGTGGCGGGCGGCCGGTGCTCCTTCGCGTGGAAGGCGCGGGATGTCCCGGATGCGCGGCGCCCGGCCTGCATGCGGAATACGACGCGCATGGGAATGCGACCCGGGTCAATGAGCTGCGTTTCATACGCGCCGCGGATGGCCGCCTGCTGCACCTGCGCGCGTCGCGTTCGGGTTGGGCGGGCCTGTCGCTGACCTTCGATGCGGCGCATCCGGGCGCGCCCCTGGCCGCCTGGTCTTCCGACGCCACGGGCCAGGAAACACGCCGGCACGACAGCCACGGCCGCGTGACGGAACGCCGCTACGCGAACGGCGACATCTGGCGCTACGCGTATGACGACGACGGCCGCCCCGTCGAAGTCATCATGCATTCGGCGGCGGGCGCCCTGCGCACGGTCGTTGCCTGGCATGGCGCGACGCCCACCAGCATCGTCCATCCTCACGAACGCGAGACGCGGCGCCACGACGGCCAGGGGAGGCTGACCGCGCGCATCGTGCATCGCCCCGCGCTGCAGGCGGGCGATATCGCCTATGCGTATCGCGAAGGCTATCGGCGCGATGACGCGGGCCGCGTCGTCCGGCACGATCTCCCGGAAGGCGGGTATCTGACTTACGCATACGACGCCAGCGGACGCGTCAGCCGCGTCGCCTGGCACGATGGCGACCGCAAACAAGAGCTGCTGCGTGCGCTGCCGGCGGGAGGGTACCGGCATGGCAATGGCCTGCGCACGCGCGGCGTCGCGCGGGACGGCGCGCTCGAGGCGCTGGTGGTGGACGATCCCTCGGCGCCCGATCGGCCGCCCGTATTGCTGCAACGCCTGCGCTACGACGCGGCGGGACGCATCGTGGACGAGACGCTGCGGGTGGCCGGCTGGCAGGGCGCCTACGGCTATGGACGCGATGCGCAGGGCCAGTTGCTGGCCGCCACGGCGACGCTGCGCAAGGATGGCGAGGCCGAAGCGCATCACGCGTGGCGGATCGCCTGGCGCCGGACGGGCGATGCGTACGCGGTGGGGGACGACGCCGGCACGCAGGTGCATCATCCACGGCGCGATGCCAGCGGCCTGCCGACCGCGCACGGCGATCTGCGCCTGCGCTATGGTCCGGACAGAAGGCTGGCCAGCGTGACACGCGGCCAAGGCGGAGCCGGTGCTGGTGCTGGTGCTGGTGCCGATGCCGGGGCCGGGGCCGTTGCGGGCGTCCGTGGACGGGAGCTGGCGCGCTATACGCACAACGCCTATGGCGAACGCATACGCCGCCGTGCCGACGGGCGTACGGAGGAATACCTGTACGCATCGAACCGGCTGGCGGCGATCGCGCAGCCGCTGCCGGCGGGCGGTGTCGGCGTCACGCGGCGTTTCGTGTACGCGGGCTGGGTGCCGATCGCCATGATCGTCTATCCACAGCCGCGTCCATTGAGCAGCACGGTCCGCGCCGGCGCCGGCGTCAACGCACGTGGCCGCGCGACCGCCGCGCCGGTCTTCCATGCCATCCACGCGGACGCCATCGGCCTGCCGCACGCCGTCACCGATGCGTCGCGCCGGCTGCGTTGGCGCGCCTTGTGGTCGCCCACCGGCGCCGTGCTGGCGACCGACGGCGACCTTGCCATGCCGCTGCGCCAGCCGGGCCATCTCCACGATCCGGCGACAGGCCTGCATGACAACTATCTGCGCACCTACGATCCACGCATGGGGCATTATCTGGAACCGGATCCCGCGGGCCCGCGGCCCGACACCCAGGCCTATGGTTACGCAGACCAACAGCCGCGCCGGCACATCGACCCGTTCGGCCTGCTCCTGTTCGCGTTCGACGGCACCAACCGCGATATCCCCGCGCGCACCAACGTCGGGCTGATGAGAAACTGGTACCGGGACGGTCCCATCTTCTATCACCATGGGCCCGGCTTCACGTCACCGCGGTGGGTGGATGCCGCCACCGCGGGATCGGCGCCCGCCATCCTGGAAACGCAATGGGCTGCATTGCTGCGGCACGTCGCATGGAACGGGCAGGCGGGCGTGGCGATCGACCTGCTGGGTTATTCGCGCGGGGCGGCCCTGGCCCTGCATTTCAGCAACATGATCGCCGATCATTATCGGAACGGAAGGTTCTGGGTGCGCGACCCTGTGCAGGGCACGGTGACCGCCTGCGCGGATCTGCGCTTCATCGGCCTGTTCGACACGGTGGCGCAGTTCGGTTTCCTGGGATCGGGGGATGCGGACTACAACTTCGCGGCTTCCGCCGAATGGCGGTGGATCGCGCATGCGATCGCGCTGCATGAGCATCGCGCCGTTTTTCCGCTGATCGTCCAGGCCGAGCGGGCCGGCACCGAGGGCACCGGTCGCACCAATGACACCAATGGCGCCAATGATGCCAACAGCGCCGATGGTACCGATCGCACCAACGGCACCAACGGCCGCATGCGGGTCACCGCGCCCTTCATCGGCGCCCATGGCGACATCGGCGGGGGCTACCTGCCGCGCGGCGCCGATGCGGATACCGCGCGTCCCGGCGGCGATCTGTCCGACGTCGCGCTGGCCTGGATGCTCAAGCAGGCGGAATCGGCGGGCGCGGCGTTCCTGCCGCCACCCGCGGCGTTTCAACGGGTCGACAATCCCCTGCTGCATGACGAACGCGGCCGACGCGCCCGTGCCAACAACGACGACCGCGCCGTCGGCAATGCCGACGGCCATCGCGTGGTGCCGTATCAGGGGCTGCATCCCCAGTACGGCGACGCCGCGCGCGCCGAAGTGGAAGCCGTCATCCGCCGCGTGGACGGCTGGGCGCACGGCGGCAACCCCGTGGTCGGCACCGTGGACATGGCGGCGTACCGCGCATGGCTGCGCCGCACGCTGGACCTGGACATCGCGCACTGA
- a CDS encoding DUF1840 domain-containing protein, whose product MLISFRSKAGSEVLMLSDHAAPLLKAAGKSLPDGFPERGVFTPDQLQQAIAGIEKAVALAPKNPEDQDKDSDPDAPAAHPMSRPVGLQQRAYPLLDLLKKALDKGVNVTWESASSW is encoded by the coding sequence ATGCTCATCTCGTTCCGCTCGAAAGCCGGCTCGGAAGTGCTAATGCTTTCGGATCACGCCGCACCGCTGCTGAAGGCAGCGGGAAAGTCCCTGCCCGATGGGTTCCCGGAGCGCGGCGTGTTCACGCCCGACCAGCTGCAACAGGCGATCGCCGGCATCGAAAAGGCGGTGGCGCTGGCGCCGAAGAATCCGGAAGACCAGGACAAGGACAGCGATCCAGACGCGCCCGCCGCGCATCCGATGTCGCGGCCCGTGGGCCTGCAACAACGTGCCTATCCCTTGCTGGACCTGCTGAAGAAAGCGCTGGACAAGGGCGTGAACGTCACCTGGGAATCGGCCTCGTCCTGGTAA
- a CDS encoding amidase, whose protein sequence is MVLNRLTALDAVRMLQRRELSAVQLLRACFARIEQRDDSVHAWAALDKDAALAHAQALDNGPITGPLHGLPFGVKDVFDTQEFPTTYGSAIYKDHRPEADAAAVTLCRQAGALVAGKTVSTEFATFQAPLTRNPHNTAYTPGGSSSGSAAAVADFMIPFALGTQTAASIVRPAAYCGVVGFKPSFGSIPRDGVKSLAPSLDTVGCLTRTVGDAALVASVLMSKPELRRLDYDGPPRIGIYRTPQWRHTLPETRDAMAQATETLARARAVVQEVDLPPECCALVQLQSDIMTYEASRSLALERERHASQISPGLLALLQGGDTIDEARHQANLQRSRDLYGRVSGWFDRFDVLLTPSAPGEAPFADQGTGDPLFGRVWTMFGLPCVHLPFATGPHGLPVGLQAVGRKGDDHRLLSIAKWMHDKLRPQG, encoded by the coding sequence ATGGTTTTGAATCGATTGACGGCGCTGGATGCCGTCCGTATGTTGCAGCGGCGCGAATTGTCCGCGGTACAACTGTTGCGCGCCTGTTTCGCGCGCATCGAACAACGCGACGACAGCGTGCATGCATGGGCTGCGCTGGACAAGGATGCGGCCCTGGCGCATGCACAGGCGCTGGATAACGGCCCCATCACGGGTCCGCTGCACGGCCTGCCGTTCGGCGTCAAGGACGTCTTCGACACGCAGGAATTTCCCACCACCTATGGATCGGCGATCTACAAGGATCACCGGCCCGAAGCCGATGCGGCCGCGGTCACGCTTTGCCGCCAGGCGGGCGCCCTGGTGGCGGGTAAAACGGTCAGCACCGAATTCGCCACCTTCCAGGCGCCGCTGACGCGCAACCCGCACAACACCGCCTATACGCCGGGCGGCTCATCCAGCGGGTCGGCGGCCGCGGTGGCCGACTTCATGATTCCTTTCGCGCTGGGCACCCAGACGGCGGCATCCATCGTGCGGCCGGCCGCCTATTGCGGCGTGGTGGGATTCAAGCCGAGCTTCGGCAGCATTCCGCGCGACGGCGTGAAGAGCCTGGCGCCTTCGCTGGATACCGTGGGCTGTTTGACGCGCACGGTGGGCGATGCGGCGCTGGTGGCCTCCGTGCTCATGAGCAAGCCGGAATTGCGCCGGCTGGACTACGACGGCCCCCCGCGCATCGGCATCTACCGCACGCCGCAATGGCGCCACACGCTGCCCGAGACCCGCGACGCCATGGCGCAAGCCACGGAAACGCTGGCGCGCGCCCGCGCCGTGGTGCAGGAAGTGGATCTGCCGCCGGAATGCTGCGCACTGGTGCAGCTGCAATCCGACATCATGACGTACGAGGCCTCGCGCTCGCTGGCCCTGGAACGCGAACGCCATGCCAGCCAGATCAGCCCCGGCCTGCTGGCCTTGCTGCAGGGCGGCGATACGATAGACGAGGCACGCCACCAGGCCAACCTGCAGCGTTCGCGGGATCTCTATGGCCGTGTAAGCGGGTGGTTCGACCGATTCGACGTGCTGCTCACGCCCAGCGCGCCGGGCGAAGCGCCCTTTGCCGACCAGGGCACGGGCGATCCCTTGTTCGGCCGGGTCTGGACCATGTTCGGCCTGCCCTGCGTGCACCTGCCTTTCGCCACGGGGCCACACGGGCTGCCCGTGGGCTTGCAGGCGGTCGGTCGCAAGGGCGACGATCACCGCCTGCTGAGCATCGCCAAGTGGATGCACGACAAGCTGCGGCCGCAGGGCTGA
- a CDS encoding LacI family DNA-binding transcriptional regulator codes for MASKPLHRPSILDIARDAGVSPATVSRAFNRPELLRPDTLRRIEAVARQFGFRPNRVGSSLRSGSTRTIGMALPTLCNPVFAECFEGAEAWAHDNGYSIMVTTTGYDAAREAAAVRSLLDHQVEGVLLTVTNAARSGILRELAEDGLPYVLAYNESPSHPCVSVDNMAAARDMVRWLADTGHRRIALVTGPLSASDRARRRLQGARACARELRLPQPVHLCMPLHTAADADLLLEALQARPAPTALFCSNDLLAASVIAELRGLGLRVPEDLSVCGFDGMHFAALMVPPLTTVEQPSRDIGAHACAQLLARLRGESAASLRLPHRLITGRTVAAASSRPQIKE; via the coding sequence GTGGCCAGCAAACCCCTGCACCGGCCCTCGATTCTGGATATCGCGCGTGACGCCGGTGTGTCACCCGCGACGGTTTCGCGCGCCTTCAACCGCCCGGAGCTCCTGCGGCCGGATACCCTGCGGCGCATCGAAGCGGTGGCGCGGCAGTTCGGCTTCCGTCCCAACCGCGTGGGCAGCAGCCTGCGTTCGGGCAGCACGCGCACCATAGGCATGGCCTTGCCGACGCTGTGCAATCCGGTCTTCGCGGAATGCTTCGAAGGCGCCGAGGCCTGGGCGCACGACAACGGCTACAGCATCATGGTCACCACCACGGGCTATGACGCGGCACGCGAAGCGGCCGCCGTGCGCAGCCTGCTGGACCACCAGGTGGAAGGCGTGCTGCTGACCGTCACCAACGCCGCGCGCAGCGGCATCCTGCGCGAGCTGGCGGAAGACGGGCTGCCCTATGTCCTGGCGTACAACGAATCGCCGTCCCACCCCTGCGTATCGGTCGACAACATGGCGGCTGCGCGCGATATGGTGCGCTGGCTGGCGGACACGGGGCACCGCCGCATCGCGCTGGTGACCGGACCGCTTTCCGCGTCCGACCGCGCGCGGCGGCGTCTGCAGGGCGCGCGGGCGTGCGCCCGCGAGCTGAGGCTGCCGCAGCCCGTACATCTTTGCATGCCCCTGCATACGGCCGCCGATGCGGACCTGTTGCTGGAGGCCTTGCAGGCGCGTCCCGCGCCCACCGCGCTGTTCTGTTCCAACGACCTTCTGGCTGCCTCGGTCATCGCCGAACTGCGTGGCCTGGGGCTGCGGGTGCCGGAAGACCTTTCGGTATGCGGTTTCGACGGCATGCACTTCGCGGCGCTGATGGTGCCGCCGCTGACCACCGTCGAACAACCCAGCCGCGATATCGGCGCGCACGCCTGCGCGCAACTGCTGGCGCGCCTGCGCGGCGAATCCGCCGCGTCGCTGCGCCTGCCGCACCGCTTGATTACCGGCCGCACCGTGGCGGCCGCTTCTTCCCGTCCTCAGATCAAGGAATAG
- a CDS encoding ABC transporter substrate-binding protein: MGLMAAAAHAQNAVCYNCPPEWADWGTQLKAIKDKTGIQVPGDNKNSGQALASLAAERANPVADVVYLGVTFGIQAVQDKLVQAYKPAHWDDIPAGMKDPDGKWFAIHSGTLGFMVNVDALHGKPVPQSWQDLLKPEYRGMVGYLDPASAFVGYVGAVAVNQALGGNLDNFGPALDWFRKMRANEPIVPKQTAYARVLSGEIPILVDYDFNAYRAKYKDGANVQFVIPKEGTIAVPYVMSLVSNAPHADNGRKVLDFTLSDQGQAIWAYAYLRPVRASAVSPEAQKKFLPASEYARAGTVDYGKMAAVQRAFSERYAKEVN, encoded by the coding sequence ATGGGGCTGATGGCTGCCGCCGCGCATGCGCAGAACGCCGTCTGCTACAACTGCCCGCCCGAATGGGCGGACTGGGGCACGCAGCTCAAGGCCATCAAGGACAAGACAGGCATCCAGGTCCCCGGCGACAACAAGAACTCCGGCCAGGCGCTGGCGTCCCTGGCCGCCGAACGTGCCAATCCGGTGGCCGACGTGGTGTACCTTGGCGTGACCTTCGGCATCCAGGCCGTGCAGGACAAGCTCGTGCAGGCCTACAAGCCCGCGCATTGGGACGATATTCCCGCCGGCATGAAGGACCCAGACGGCAAATGGTTCGCCATCCATTCGGGCACGTTGGGCTTCATGGTCAATGTGGATGCCCTGCACGGCAAGCCGGTGCCGCAATCCTGGCAGGACCTGCTCAAGCCGGAGTACCGGGGCATGGTCGGTTACCTGGATCCGGCGTCGGCCTTCGTCGGCTACGTCGGCGCGGTCGCGGTCAACCAGGCCCTGGGCGGCAACCTGGACAACTTCGGGCCGGCCCTGGACTGGTTCAGGAAGATGCGCGCGAACGAACCCATCGTGCCCAAGCAGACCGCTTACGCGCGGGTGCTGTCGGGCGAGATTCCCATCCTGGTGGACTACGACTTCAACGCCTATCGCGCCAAATACAAGGACGGCGCCAACGTGCAGTTCGTCATCCCCAAGGAAGGCACCATCGCCGTGCCCTATGTGATGAGCCTGGTCTCCAATGCCCCGCACGCCGACAATGGCCGCAAGGTGCTGGACTTCACGCTGTCCGACCAGGGCCAGGCCATCTGGGCCTATGCCTATCTGCGTCCGGTCCGCGCCAGCGCGGTGTCGCCCGAAGCGCAGAAGAAATTCCTGCCCGCATCGGAATACGCGCGCGCCGGCACCGTGGACTACGGCAAGATGGCCGCGGTGCAGCGGGCGTTCTCCGAACGCTATGCCAAGGAAGTGAACTGA
- a CDS encoding ABC transporter permease produces the protein MARRGWMMFAAPAAALFLAFWLLPMARLAATGFSGRDGASAYWTVITHAQYWRSLFNTAALSLAASLATLVVALPVGRFLAAHPRFAGRGLLMGMLTFPLAFPGVVVGFLIILLAGRQGVASTVSRWLTGEPLVFAYGMAGLFLGYLYFSLPRTIGMVTAAASQVDQAMLEAAGTLGAGAWRRFMDVELPALRPALAAAGAMCFATSMGAFGTVFTLGTQIDVLPVTIYNEFTNYANIPVAAALSIVLGGVTWAILYVAHSLSGERAGAGA, from the coding sequence ATGGCACGCCGCGGCTGGATGATGTTCGCCGCGCCGGCCGCGGCCTTGTTCCTGGCATTCTGGCTGCTGCCGATGGCGCGCCTGGCGGCCACCGGGTTCAGCGGGCGTGACGGCGCCAGCGCCTACTGGACCGTCATCACGCATGCGCAGTATTGGCGCAGCCTGTTCAACACCGCCGCGCTGTCGCTGGCGGCTTCGCTGGCCACGCTGGTGGTGGCCCTGCCGGTGGGTCGCTTCCTGGCGGCGCATCCGCGCTTCGCGGGCCGCGGCCTGCTGATGGGCATGCTGACCTTTCCGCTGGCCTTTCCGGGTGTGGTGGTGGGCTTCCTGATCATCCTGCTGGCGGGCCGGCAGGGCGTGGCCAGCACCGTGTCGCGCTGGCTCACCGGCGAGCCGCTGGTGTTTGCCTATGGCATGGCGGGCTTGTTCCTGGGATACCTGTATTTCTCCCTGCCGCGCACCATCGGCATGGTGACGGCGGCCGCGTCGCAGGTCGACCAGGCGATGCTCGAGGCGGCGGGCACGCTGGGCGCCGGGGCGTGGCGCCGATTCATGGACGTGGAGCTGCCCGCCTTGCGGCCCGCGCTGGCGGCCGCCGGCGCGATGTGCTTCGCCACCAGCATGGGGGCCTTCGGCACGGTCTTTACGCTGGGTACGCAGATCGATGTGCTGCCCGTCACCATCTACAACGAGTTCACCAACTACGCCAACATCCCTGTCGCCGCCGCCCTGTCCATCGTGCTGGGCGGCGTGACGTGGGCGATCCTGTACGTGGCGCATAGTCTGTCCGGCGAACGCGCCGGCGCGGGGGCATGA